A single region of the Kineosporiaceae bacterium SCSIO 59966 genome encodes:
- a CDS encoding flavodoxin, translating to MTALVVYESMFGSTRDVAAAVADAIGAVMPVHLVEVGAAPRQLDVDCRLLVVGGPTHAFGMSRTSTRRSAAEQAPHGLVSRGEGIREWTEALRAPGHPVDVATFDTRVNRPRVPGSAASAALRRLRHLGLRPVLEPETFWVTGMTDPISLAEVDRARDWGRAVTTAVTAPA from the coding sequence ATGACCGCGCTCGTGGTCTACGAGTCCATGTTCGGCAGCACCCGTGACGTCGCCGCCGCGGTGGCGGACGCGATCGGGGCGGTGATGCCCGTCCACCTCGTCGAGGTCGGTGCGGCCCCCCGGCAGCTGGACGTCGACTGCCGCCTGCTCGTCGTCGGTGGCCCCACGCACGCGTTCGGGATGAGCCGGACCAGCACCCGCCGCTCGGCCGCCGAGCAGGCCCCGCACGGGCTGGTGTCGCGGGGTGAGGGCATCCGCGAGTGGACCGAGGCGCTCCGTGCCCCGGGTCACCCCGTCGACGTGGCCACGTTCGACACCCGGGTGAACCGCCCGCGAGTCCCCGGTTCCGCGGCCAGCGCGGCGCTGCGTCGACTGCGGCACCTCGGTCTGCGCCCCGTCCTGGAGCCCGAGACGTTCTGGGTCACCGGTATGACCGACCCCATCTCGCTCGCCGAGGTCGACCGCGCCCGTGACTGGGGCCGCGCCGTCACCACGGCCGTGACCGCACCCGCCTGA
- the aspS gene encoding aspartate--tRNA ligase, which produces MLRTHEAGTLRADSAGQTVTLTGWVARRRDHGGVAFLDLRDASGVVQVVVHDESVAHSLRNEYCLRVRGTVGRRPEGNENPALPTGEIEVTAQDVEVLSESAPLPFQIDEHVEVGEEARLRHRYLDLRRPGPAAALRLRSRVNRAAREVLDAHRFVEVETPTLTRSTPEGARDFLVPARLQPGSWYALPQSPQLFKQLLMVAGMERYYQIARCYRDEDFRADRQPEFTQLDIEMSFVEQDDVIALSEEVLAALWRLIGVELQTPFPRMTYAEAMARYGTDKPDLRFGLELVECTDFFADTPFRVFQAPYVGAVVMPGGGSQPRRQFDAWQDWAKQRGAKGLAYVTVGADGELGGPVAKNISDAEKAGLAAHTGAAPGDAIFFAAGPAKSARALLGAARLEIARRTGLIDTDAWSFLWVVDAPLFEPVADTDDVAVGSGAWTAVHHAFTSPKPESMDTFDTDPGSALAYAYDVVCNGNEIGGGSIRIHRRDVQERVFAVMGLSPQEAQEKFGFLLDAFAYGAPPHGGIAFGWDRIVALLAGAESIREVIAFPKSGGGYDPLTGAPTPITPEQRREAGVDAVPKAPAQPA; this is translated from the coding sequence GTGCTCCGCACCCACGAGGCCGGCACCCTGCGTGCCGACTCCGCCGGCCAGACCGTCACCCTCACCGGCTGGGTGGCGCGGCGGCGCGATCACGGTGGGGTCGCCTTCCTCGACCTGCGCGACGCCTCGGGCGTCGTCCAGGTCGTCGTCCACGACGAGTCCGTCGCGCACTCGCTGCGCAACGAGTACTGCCTGCGGGTGCGCGGGACGGTCGGCCGCCGGCCGGAGGGCAACGAGAACCCGGCCCTGCCCACCGGCGAGATCGAGGTGACGGCCCAGGACGTCGAGGTGCTCAGCGAGTCGGCGCCCCTGCCGTTCCAGATCGACGAGCACGTGGAGGTCGGCGAGGAGGCTCGGCTGCGGCACCGCTACCTCGACCTGCGCCGTCCGGGGCCGGCCGCCGCGCTGCGGCTGCGCTCCCGGGTCAACCGGGCCGCCCGCGAGGTGCTCGACGCGCACCGGTTCGTCGAGGTCGAGACGCCGACGCTGACCCGCTCCACCCCGGAGGGTGCCCGCGACTTCCTCGTCCCGGCCCGGCTGCAGCCCGGCTCCTGGTACGCGTTGCCGCAGAGCCCGCAGCTGTTCAAGCAGCTGCTCATGGTCGCCGGGATGGAGCGGTACTACCAGATCGCCCGCTGCTACCGGGACGAGGACTTCCGCGCCGACCGGCAGCCGGAGTTCACGCAGCTCGACATCGAGATGAGCTTCGTCGAGCAGGACGACGTCATCGCGCTGTCCGAGGAGGTCCTCGCCGCCCTGTGGCGGCTCATCGGCGTCGAGCTGCAGACCCCGTTCCCGCGGATGACCTACGCCGAGGCGATGGCCCGGTACGGCACCGACAAGCCGGACCTGCGGTTCGGCCTCGAGCTCGTCGAGTGCACCGACTTCTTCGCGGACACCCCGTTCCGGGTGTTCCAGGCGCCGTACGTCGGCGCCGTGGTGATGCCCGGCGGCGGCTCGCAGCCGCGCCGGCAGTTCGACGCCTGGCAGGACTGGGCCAAGCAGCGGGGGGCGAAGGGCCTGGCCTACGTCACCGTCGGCGCGGACGGCGAGCTCGGTGGCCCGGTCGCCAAGAACATCTCGGACGCCGAGAAGGCCGGCCTGGCCGCGCACACCGGTGCCGCCCCCGGCGACGCCATCTTCTTCGCGGCCGGCCCGGCGAAGTCCGCCCGGGCGCTGCTCGGCGCGGCCCGTCTGGAGATCGCACGGCGCACCGGGCTCATCGACACCGACGCGTGGAGTTTCCTGTGGGTGGTCGACGCGCCCCTGTTCGAGCCCGTCGCCGACACCGACGACGTCGCGGTCGGCTCCGGGGCGTGGACCGCGGTGCACCACGCGTTCACGTCCCCCAAGCCGGAGTCGATGGACACCTTCGACACCGACCCCGGCAGCGCCCTCGCCTACGCCTACGACGTCGTGTGCAACGGCAACGAGATCGGCGGCGGGTCGATCCGTATCCACCGCCGCGACGTCCAGGAGCGGGTGTTCGCGGTGATGGGGCTGTCACCGCAGGAGGCGCAGGAGAAGTTCGGGTTCCTGCTCGACGCGTTCGCCTACGGCGCCCCGCCGCACGGCGGGATCGCCTTCGGCTGGGACCGGATCGTCGCCCTGCTGGCCGGGGCCGAGTCGATCCGCGAGGTCATCGCCTTCCCTAAGTCCGGCGGCGGGTACGACCCGCTCACCGGCGCGCCGACGCCGATCACCCCCGAGCAGCGCCGGGAGGCAGGCGTCGACGCCGTGCCGAAGGCGCCGGCCCAGCCCGCCTGA
- a CDS encoding replication-associated recombination protein A, with protein MRPRTLDDVVGQGHLLAPGSPLRRLVEGGDGRAGPASVVLWGPPGTGKTTLAHVVSRATGRRFVELSAITAGVKDVRRVMEEARDARDLHDRHTVLFLDEIHRFTKAQQDALLPGVENRWVVLVAATTENPSFSVISPLLSRSLVLTLRPLSQDDVAGLLERAVTDERGLAGEVRVEPAALEHIVRLAGGDARRGLTALEAAAGVALSEGTDVVTVEHAERALDAAVVRYDREGDQHYDVASAFIKSMRGSDVDAALHYLARMLEAGEDPRFVARRIIIAASEEVAMADPSALQTAVAAAQAVQLIGMPEGRLVLAQAVVHVATAPKSNAVTSAVAAATADVRAGRGGPVPVHLRDAHYPGARQLGHGKGYVYAHDAPHAVASQQYAPDDLVGRVYYEPSERGFEANVRTRLERLRALLRGE; from the coding sequence ATGCGGCCGCGGACCCTGGACGACGTCGTCGGGCAGGGGCACCTGCTGGCACCGGGTTCGCCGCTGCGCCGGCTCGTCGAGGGCGGCGACGGCCGGGCCGGTCCGGCGTCGGTGGTGCTGTGGGGGCCGCCGGGGACGGGCAAGACGACGCTCGCTCACGTCGTGTCCCGGGCGACCGGGCGGCGGTTCGTCGAGCTGTCCGCGATCACGGCCGGGGTCAAGGACGTGCGCCGGGTGATGGAGGAGGCCCGCGACGCCCGGGACCTGCACGACCGGCACACGGTGCTGTTCCTCGACGAGATCCACCGGTTCACCAAGGCCCAGCAGGACGCGCTGCTGCCGGGGGTGGAGAACCGGTGGGTGGTGCTCGTGGCGGCGACGACGGAGAACCCGTCGTTCTCGGTCATCTCGCCGCTGCTGTCGCGCTCACTCGTGCTGACGCTGCGCCCGCTGTCCCAGGACGACGTCGCCGGGCTGCTGGAGCGGGCCGTGACCGACGAGCGGGGCCTGGCCGGTGAGGTGCGGGTCGAGCCGGCTGCGCTGGAGCACATCGTGCGGCTCGCCGGCGGGGACGCGCGTCGCGGGCTGACCGCCCTGGAGGCGGCCGCCGGGGTGGCGCTGTCGGAGGGCACCGACGTCGTCACCGTCGAGCACGCCGAGCGGGCCCTGGACGCGGCGGTGGTCCGGTACGACCGGGAGGGCGACCAGCACTACGACGTGGCCAGTGCGTTCATCAAGTCGATGCGCGGCTCGGACGTCGACGCGGCGCTGCACTACCTGGCCCGGATGCTCGAGGCGGGCGAGGACCCGCGGTTCGTCGCCCGGCGGATCATCATCGCGGCCTCCGAGGAGGTGGCGATGGCGGACCCGTCGGCGCTGCAGACCGCGGTCGCGGCGGCGCAGGCGGTGCAGCTCATCGGGATGCCGGAGGGCCGGCTCGTGCTGGCCCAGGCCGTCGTGCACGTGGCGACGGCGCCGAAGTCCAACGCGGTCACCTCGGCGGTCGCCGCGGCCACCGCGGACGTGCGTGCGGGGCGCGGCGGACCGGTGCCGGTGCACCTGCGCGACGCGCACTACCCGGGCGCGCGCCAGCTCGGGCACGGCAAGGGCTACGTGTACGCCCACGACGCGCCGCACGCCGTCGCCTCGCAGCAGTACGCCCCGGACGACCTCGTCGGGCGCGTCTACTACGAGCCCAGCGAGCGCGGGTTCGAGGCGAACGTGCGGACCCGCCTGGAGCGCCTGCGCGCCCTGCTGCGCGGGGAGTGA
- a CDS encoding CBS domain-containing protein, whose product MAFTATTGLHDAVSKLMSWPVAAVDLDASLRQVAEAMASNEVGAAVVMTGDHFVGVVSERDVTNHLAGGANPDHLLAEEVVTTAPVTATPGDTVLTAARLMAEAGVRHLPVVNAEDGDDVVGMVSLRDVSLVLLREVDRD is encoded by the coding sequence ATGGCGTTCACAGCGACGACCGGGCTGCACGACGCGGTGTCCAAGCTCATGAGCTGGCCGGTCGCCGCGGTCGACCTCGACGCCAGCCTGCGCCAGGTCGCCGAGGCGATGGCGAGCAACGAGGTGGGGGCCGCCGTCGTCATGACCGGGGACCACTTCGTCGGTGTGGTCTCCGAGCGCGACGTCACCAACCACCTCGCCGGCGGGGCGAACCCGGACCACCTGCTGGCCGAGGAGGTCGTCACCACCGCGCCGGTCACTGCCACCCCGGGCGACACGGTGCTCACCGCCGCCCGGTTGATGGCCGAGGCCGGCGTCCGGCACCTGCCGGTGGTCAACGCCGAGGACGGCGACGACGTCGTCGGGATGGTGTCCCTGCGCGACGTCAGCCTCGTCCTGCTGCGCGAGGTCGACCGGGACTGA
- a CDS encoding S-layer homology domain-containing protein, whose amino-acid sequence MRRLITVVGALALSLSVLTPAHAAVPEARDITDACPPGVEQNLPFTDVTQYEQAIGCLWHWEVTRGTTTTTYSPSASVTRGDMASFVARVIRETGFPLPVGADHFTDDDGSPREDDINALATAGVVQGVGGTRYAPGDRVNRGQMAAFLVRSYELVSGTEMPAGSDYFPDDDGHNREADIDKVARAGLAGGYGDGTYRPGASVRRDHMALFLARWLDLAVESGLATAPAPTPGASTFGPGTHLVGRDIQPGLYTTTVDGYCYWERLSGTSGDFDDIIANDFTSGARIYVQILATDVAFFSDDCGTWRPASTSGTPGTTMSDGMWRIGIDVKAGTYRAEPVESCYWERLSGATGEFEDIIANDFTDGGPVVVTLSPTDWGFASSDCGTWTLVS is encoded by the coding sequence ATGAGACGTCTCATAACGGTGGTGGGGGCACTTGCACTGTCCTTGTCGGTACTGACCCCTGCCCACGCTGCGGTCCCCGAGGCGCGCGACATCACCGACGCCTGCCCGCCAGGCGTCGAGCAGAACCTGCCGTTCACGGACGTGACCCAGTACGAGCAGGCCATCGGCTGTCTGTGGCACTGGGAGGTCACTCGTGGCACGACGACGACCACATACTCGCCGTCCGCATCGGTGACACGCGGCGACATGGCATCGTTCGTGGCCCGCGTCATCCGAGAGACCGGCTTTCCTCTGCCCGTCGGCGCGGACCACTTCACCGACGATGACGGCTCCCCGCGAGAAGACGACATCAACGCTCTGGCCACCGCAGGCGTCGTCCAAGGCGTTGGCGGAACGCGCTACGCGCCGGGTGACCGAGTGAACCGTGGGCAGATGGCTGCCTTCCTCGTTCGGTCCTACGAGCTTGTCTCCGGCACGGAGATGCCGGCAGGCAGCGACTACTTTCCCGACGACGACGGGCACAACAGGGAGGCGGATATCGACAAGGTCGCTCGCGCAGGACTGGCGGGCGGGTACGGGGACGGCACCTACCGGCCCGGGGCCTCGGTGCGGCGCGATCACATGGCGCTGTTTCTGGCACGCTGGCTCGATCTAGCGGTGGAGTCCGGGCTGGCGACGGCCCCGGCACCCACGCCCGGCGCGTCCACGTTCGGGCCAGGGACACACCTTGTCGGGCGTGACATCCAGCCAGGTCTGTACACCACGACGGTGGATGGCTACTGCTACTGGGAGCGCCTCTCCGGCACGAGCGGGGACTTCGACGACATCATCGCGAACGACTTCACCAGTGGCGCCCGGATCTACGTGCAGATCCTCGCAACCGATGTCGCCTTCTTCTCCGATGACTGCGGTACCTGGCGTCCGGCTTCGACCTCGGGAACACCGGGCACCACGATGAGTGACGGCATGTGGCGCATTGGAATTGACGTCAAGGCCGGAACGTACCGCGCCGAGCCGGTCGAGTCCTGCTACTGGGAACGACTCAGCGGTGCTACAGGGGAGTTCGAGGACATCATCGCGAACGACTTCACCGATGGTGGACCTGTCGTGGTGACCCTCTCGCCGACGGACTGGGGCTTCGCGTCCTCGGACTGTGGTACGTGGACGTTGGTGAGCTGA
- a CDS encoding DUF3048 domain-containing protein has translation MRTRPRLLTVLAASVVAVAAVAACSSPGPQPQATATPSTAAPTQAAEPGGSGVRAPLTGVEVADPSVLERPAVAVKVSDVRQAHPQVGVDRADLVLVEPIGASYTRLAAVFHSELPQRVGPVRSVRPMDAALLSPLRPVFANTMGAEWVLRYVEDTGDLENLGSLTVHATGAYPVDGDRPAPDHVLVDPARLLELAESTRPPAPYLEHAEDVAGATAVTDGQPARRLTVPYGAQWTVSWTWDDADGRYERSEPWGPHVTAAGDRLGAQNVVVLFVESRREKLAAGSGQPVDVLQVVDASGELLVLSGGSAVTGTWRKGAPGEPFELVTDDGGPVRLAPGRTWVEMPRPGAAVDVS, from the coding sequence GTGCGCACCCGTCCCCGGCTGCTGACCGTGCTCGCGGCGTCCGTCGTCGCCGTGGCCGCCGTGGCCGCCTGCTCCTCGCCCGGGCCCCAGCCGCAGGCCACCGCGACGCCGAGCACCGCCGCGCCGACGCAGGCCGCCGAGCCGGGCGGCAGTGGCGTGCGGGCGCCGTTGACCGGTGTCGAGGTCGCCGACCCGTCGGTCCTGGAGCGGCCCGCGGTCGCGGTGAAGGTGTCCGACGTCCGCCAGGCGCACCCGCAGGTCGGGGTCGACCGCGCCGACCTCGTCCTCGTCGAGCCGATCGGCGCGTCGTACACGCGGCTGGCGGCGGTGTTCCACTCCGAGCTGCCGCAGCGGGTCGGCCCGGTGCGCTCGGTGCGGCCGATGGACGCCGCGCTGCTGTCACCGCTGCGGCCGGTGTTCGCCAACACGATGGGCGCCGAGTGGGTGCTGCGCTACGTCGAGGACACCGGGGACCTGGAGAACCTCGGCAGCCTGACCGTGCACGCCACCGGCGCCTACCCGGTGGACGGCGACCGGCCCGCCCCCGACCACGTGCTGGTCGACCCGGCCCGGCTGCTCGAGCTCGCCGAGTCCACGCGCCCGCCGGCCCCGTACCTCGAGCACGCCGAGGACGTCGCCGGTGCCACCGCGGTCACCGACGGGCAGCCGGCCCGCCGGCTCACCGTCCCCTACGGCGCGCAGTGGACGGTCTCCTGGACGTGGGACGACGCGGACGGCCGGTACGAGCGGTCCGAGCCGTGGGGCCCGCACGTCACCGCGGCCGGCGACCGGCTCGGCGCGCAGAACGTCGTCGTGCTGTTCGTGGAGTCCCGGCGGGAGAAGCTCGCCGCGGGCTCCGGGCAGCCGGTCGACGTGCTGCAGGTCGTCGACGCCTCCGGGGAGCTGCTCGTCCTGTCCGGCGGGTCCGCGGTCACCGGCACGTGGCGCAAGGGGGCGCCGGGGGAGCCGTTCGAGCTCGTCACCGACGACGGCGGCCCGGTGCGGCTCGCCCCGGGCCGGACGTGGGTGGAGATGCCGCGGCCCGGCGCCGCCGTCGACGTGTCGTAG
- a CDS encoding DUF948 domain-containing protein, with the protein MSVGDVAGLIAALAFVLLVGLLAVPLLKLGKVLDETRTTIRGISEESVPLLQEVTQTVTHTNDQMVKVDTITTNAAQVATNVSALTALFAATLGSPVVKVAAFTYGVRQAISGRGTGAGRLRRKG; encoded by the coding sequence ATGTCCGTTGGAGATGTCGCGGGGCTCATCGCCGCGCTCGCGTTCGTGCTGCTCGTGGGCCTGCTGGCGGTGCCCCTGCTCAAGCTCGGGAAGGTCCTCGACGAGACCCGGACGACGATCCGCGGCATCTCCGAGGAGTCCGTCCCGCTGCTGCAGGAGGTCACCCAGACGGTGACCCACACCAACGACCAGATGGTCAAGGTGGACACCATCACGACGAACGCCGCGCAGGTCGCCACCAACGTCTCCGCGCTCACCGCCCTGTTCGCCGCCACGCTGGGCTCGCCGGTCGTCAAGGTCGCCGCCTTCACCTACGGCGTCCGGCAGGCGATCAGCGGGCGCGGCACCGGCGCCGGCCGTCTCCGCAGGAAGGGCTGA
- a CDS encoding MMPL family transporter, producing MRYVLAALARSVARHPVITLVGWVLVLVGAGGAALGAFGNEPLFSRLTTGAPEVPGESQTAQDLLADQGETGESLTLLLEGVDPASPDLAAALGEAVADLQAMDGVADVVAPLVPPQAPAGTTPLDVPELAPLVSEDQDAVLVTVTVDADLDGAAEDAALAEVRDRLEAVDDDLDGASGRVAGFTTLIDEITDQVRVDLTRGESIALPISLLVMVFVFGGFIAAGLPIIGALASILGGLAALLGWSYLFDIDAAVVNVVTILGLGLSIDYGLLIVSRYREELRERRGGHRAGSRAARDAALVTTVRTAGRTVVFSALTVAISLTGLLMFRADIFRAIGLGAISVVVVALLSALILVPAVIVLAGERLARPGAATRVPGLRAVATRFGDVAPAEGRFSRLARWVQRHAVAVFTGVLVVLVVLAVPSVSMTLRADGPELLPTSSPQRQFFTDLREDFPRAAGSDVTVVADAPVEDVAAWAQEVADLDGVQSVDPPQRRGDLTVLEVHAEGTDPVNEQARQVVEQLRADRPGFDTWVTGQAAGLIDFTADMRERAPLAVLSVVLATFVLLFLMTGSVLVPVKALLMNVVSLGASLGVLVWIFQDSHLEGLLQFTSTGGIESFVPALVIAFGFGLAMDYEVFLLSRIVEQHRLGADNDTAVERGLQRSGRIITSAALIIIIVFLGFVTGELLIIKQVGVALAVAVLVDATLVRMLLVPATMTLLGDWNWWAPRPLRRLHDRIGVTE from the coding sequence CTGCGGTACGTGCTCGCCGCCCTGGCACGGTCCGTCGCCCGGCACCCGGTCATCACCCTCGTCGGCTGGGTGCTCGTCCTGGTCGGCGCAGGCGGCGCGGCCCTGGGCGCGTTCGGCAACGAGCCACTGTTCAGCCGCCTGACCACCGGCGCGCCGGAGGTCCCCGGGGAGTCCCAGACCGCCCAGGACCTGCTCGCCGATCAGGGCGAGACCGGCGAGTCGCTGACCCTCCTGCTCGAAGGCGTCGACCCGGCGTCCCCCGATCTGGCCGCCGCTCTCGGCGAGGCGGTCGCCGACCTGCAGGCCATGGACGGCGTCGCCGACGTCGTCGCCCCGCTCGTCCCGCCCCAGGCGCCGGCGGGCACCACACCCCTCGACGTCCCCGAGCTCGCCCCCCTGGTCAGCGAGGACCAGGACGCCGTCCTCGTCACCGTCACCGTGGACGCCGACCTGGACGGCGCCGCCGAGGACGCCGCGCTCGCCGAGGTCCGCGACCGGCTGGAGGCCGTCGACGACGACCTGGACGGCGCCAGCGGACGCGTCGCCGGCTTCACCACCCTCATCGACGAGATCACCGACCAGGTCCGGGTCGACCTGACCCGCGGGGAGAGCATCGCGCTGCCGATCAGCCTGCTGGTCATGGTGTTCGTGTTCGGCGGGTTCATCGCCGCCGGCCTGCCGATCATCGGGGCGCTGGCGTCGATCCTCGGCGGCCTGGCCGCCCTGCTCGGGTGGTCGTACCTGTTCGACATCGACGCCGCCGTGGTCAACGTCGTCACCATCCTCGGCCTCGGCCTGAGCATCGACTACGGCCTGCTCATCGTCTCCCGCTACCGGGAGGAGCTGCGCGAACGGCGCGGCGGGCACCGGGCCGGCTCGCGCGCCGCCCGGGACGCCGCCCTGGTCACCACGGTGCGCACGGCCGGGCGGACCGTCGTGTTCTCGGCCCTCACCGTCGCGATCAGCCTGACCGGCCTGCTGATGTTCCGCGCCGACATCTTCCGGGCGATCGGCCTCGGCGCGATCAGTGTCGTCGTCGTCGCGCTGCTGTCGGCGCTCATCCTCGTCCCGGCGGTGATCGTGCTGGCCGGCGAGCGGCTCGCCCGGCCCGGGGCGGCCACCCGGGTCCCGGGGCTGCGGGCCGTGGCCACCCGGTTCGGGGACGTCGCCCCCGCCGAGGGCCGGTTCTCCAGACTGGCCCGCTGGGTGCAGCGGCACGCCGTCGCGGTGTTCACCGGCGTCCTCGTCGTCCTCGTCGTGCTCGCCGTCCCGTCGGTGTCGATGACGCTGCGCGCCGACGGCCCGGAGCTGCTGCCGACGTCCTCCCCGCAGCGGCAGTTCTTCACCGACCTGCGCGAGGACTTCCCCCGCGCGGCCGGCTCCGACGTCACCGTCGTCGCCGACGCCCCGGTCGAGGACGTCGCAGCCTGGGCGCAGGAGGTCGCCGACCTCGACGGCGTCCAGTCCGTCGACCCTCCGCAGCGCCGCGGGGACCTCACCGTGCTGGAGGTCCACGCCGAGGGCACCGACCCGGTGAACGAGCAGGCCAGACAGGTCGTCGAGCAGCTGCGCGCCGACCGCCCGGGCTTCGACACCTGGGTCACCGGGCAGGCCGCCGGCCTCATCGACTTCACCGCGGACATGCGCGAACGGGCCCCGCTCGCCGTGCTGTCCGTCGTCCTGGCGACGTTCGTCCTGCTGTTCCTCATGACCGGGTCGGTGCTGGTCCCGGTCAAGGCGCTGCTGATGAACGTCGTCTCGCTCGGCGCCTCGCTCGGCGTCCTGGTCTGGATCTTCCAGGACAGCCACCTGGAGGGGCTGCTGCAGTTCACCTCGACCGGCGGCATCGAGAGCTTCGTGCCCGCGCTCGTCATCGCGTTCGGGTTCGGCCTGGCGATGGACTACGAGGTGTTCCTGCTCTCCCGGATCGTCGAGCAGCACCGCCTCGGCGCCGACAACGACACCGCGGTCGAGCGGGGGCTGCAGCGCTCCGGGCGGATCATCACCTCCGCCGCGCTCATCATCATCATCGTGTTCCTCGGGTTCGTCACCGGCGAGCTGCTCATCATCAAGCAGGTCGGGGTGGCCCTCGCGGTCGCCGTGCTCGTCGACGCGACCCTGGTGCGGATGCTGCTCGTGCCGGCGACGATGACGCTGCTCGGCGACTGGAACTGGTGGGCCCCGCGGCCGCTGCGCCGGCTGCACGACCGGATCGGCGTCACCGAGTGA
- a CDS encoding GNAT family N-acetyltransferase: MSAPVTDPFLRWQVPPEQVHRRWDVGDAVGVLHAGWHGRLSLTVLGDPDDAARLVVRALTEGAPVRRVTLPVGTLARLPDPLPGGLRVGDGADWDWMWTQTPPSVQPGEEHVVRLRPDEEPDVAALLDVASPRTSARPGDEGVRGWWGIREPAGRLVACAGHTERVTGVPHLAGIAVLPELRGRGLGGAVTAGITRAVLADGAEVCTLGMYADNDPARRVYDRLGYVTEHRFSSRVLTRARVSPGRPRAAGRG; encoded by the coding sequence GTGAGCGCGCCGGTCACGGACCCGTTCCTGCGCTGGCAGGTGCCACCGGAGCAGGTGCACCGCCGCTGGGACGTCGGGGACGCGGTGGGCGTCCTGCACGCCGGGTGGCACGGCCGCCTCTCGCTGACCGTCCTCGGCGACCCGGACGACGCGGCCCGGCTCGTCGTCCGGGCCCTCACCGAGGGGGCTCCGGTCCGCCGGGTGACGCTGCCCGTCGGCACCCTGGCCCGGCTGCCCGACCCGCTGCCCGGTGGCCTGCGGGTCGGCGACGGGGCGGACTGGGACTGGATGTGGACGCAGACCCCGCCGTCGGTGCAGCCCGGGGAGGAGCACGTCGTGCGGCTCCGCCCGGACGAGGAGCCGGACGTCGCCGCGCTGCTGGACGTCGCCAGTCCCCGGACCAGCGCCCGGCCCGGCGACGAGGGCGTCCGCGGGTGGTGGGGCATCCGCGAGCCCGCCGGCCGGCTCGTGGCCTGCGCCGGCCACACCGAGCGGGTCACCGGCGTGCCGCACCTGGCCGGGATCGCGGTGCTGCCGGAGCTGCGGGGCCGGGGCCTGGGCGGGGCGGTGACCGCCGGGATCACCCGCGCCGTGCTCGCCGACGGCGCGGAGGTGTGCACGCTCGGGATGTACGCCGACAACGACCCGGCGCGGCGGGTGTACGACCGGCTCGGCTACGTCACCGAGCACCGGTTCTCCTCGCGGGTGCTGACCCGCGCCCGCGTCAGTCCCGGTCGACCTCGCGCAGCAGGACGAGGCTGA